The Nocardia sp. BMG51109 nucleotide sequence CAGGCAACGCCGTGAAACAGGCCGCGACTTCGCTTACGTCATCCCCGAAACATCCTGGACAGCAGCGAGTCTCGCCCTGGCGACCGCGCGACAGGCGAATTATCGGGCGTTTGGACGACCGGATCTCGGTGTCAGTGGAGGGCCAGCTCCCAGGCCTCCAGCGGGGGTTCGCCCGGTGGATAACGACCGGTGCAGTAGCCCCGGCAGCCCCCGCGCTGAGATGCACCGACATACTGCCGACCATAGCGGGAGAGGTCGTGGCGATCGGCAGCGGCGACGTTCAGGTGATCCGGGTGTGCCGTTGCCGGCGCTGACCGGTGTCGGTTATCGCGAGCGGCAGGGCGCATCGGCCGCTCGGCTCAGGCTGCATCGCCGGCGGTGCGGGTGGGTAGCCACCGTCGGTGTTGTGCGCGTTCGTCTTCGTTGCGCCGGTGAATGCGGGCCAGGACCTCCGCGAGTAGTTCGTTGGCGTGGTGGCGGTGGTTGAGCCGCGGGATCTGCTGCGGGTCGACATGGACCGGCGCGATCCACGCCGTACGCCCCGGGTACCGTGAATCCGGGCCCTGCACAACGGTTTTCCAGCCGCCGGGCCCGTCGTGGATCAGTGCGTGGCAAGCATCGCACGCCAGGGTCAGATTCTCGATATCCGTCGCGCCACCCCTGCGGTGCTCGTGCACATGGTGCACTGCGGACAGGCTCGCCGGGGCATCGCAGCCGGGTCGTGAGCAGCCGTGCAGGGTGGCGATCAACGCCAGCCGCTGAGCCGGGGACGCGAGGCGTTTGGTGCGGCCGAGGTGTAGTGGCAGTCCGGCGTGGTCGAACACCGCCAGGAACGGCTGGGACCGCTCCGCGAGTGCGAGGGCCTTGCTCATCGGGACGGTGCCGCCGGTCGCGGTGGTCGCCACCCCGGCAGCCTGTTCGACCTCGTCGACGGACATCGTCAGGATCGCCGTGACCGGCACGCCGCGGTGGGCGCCCAGCCGGTCGGCGAACACACCCGACGACAGCAAGGCGTGGAGCGCATCATGATTTCGCTGCGCGGCCGAACGGCGGTCACGAGACGCGGCGTCGGCCAGGACCCGCGGGTCGGCGTGGTCGATGTCGATGGCCGGACTGTCGGGATCATCCGGGTTGCAGGCGCCGGGCCGGGCGTATTTGGCCAGTAGCGGGTCCAGCAATGCTCGCAGTACCGGATCGATCTCCCCGTGGATCGGGCTCATCCCGTCCGGCCGCTGCCGGCCGATGGTGATCGCCCGCCTGCGGGCCCGGTCCAGATCGGTGCTCATGCGGCCGTCGGGATCCAGATGGGCGAGGATACGATCGCCGACCTTCCCGATATCGTCCGGTGATCCGGTGCGGGCGAACTCTGCGAGGATCTGCTCGGCGGCCTCTCGCTCCTCGGGGCCGACTCCGCGTGGGATGCGGTTCATCACGGCCACTATTCCGCGCACGTGATCGGTCGAGATCTCTCCGGATTCCAGGGCGTGCGCGGTGTGCGGCAGCGGCGGATCGATCGGTTCGCCCGCCATGTCGTGCGGGGTGCCCACCCACAACGCTCGATGTACCCGGGAGCCGGCGTCGGCACTGTTCAGCCGCAAGGTTTCGATCAAGAACTTCTTGATCGACTTCGACCCGAACCGGGCCGGCAACGACCGCTCGTTCGCCTCCACCAAGAGCCTGTGCTGCACCGCGGTCAGTATCCGCGCGCACTTCTCGATATCGCGCATCATCTCGACCACGTCGTCGTCGGACAGGGGCGTCAACGGCATCTCGAGCACGCCGGTGACTGCGGCATGCAGCGGGCCCGAGTCCCGCTCCTCGATTCCCCCGCTCGAAGACATGTTCGAAACATTACCGCGAAATCCATCCCGGCAACAGCCTCGCATCCATCTGATACCAACGTCTTCACACTGGACGGATAGGCGAAAACGGCACGTCCGCAACATAACCCGGATACGCCCCTGGGCGTTCGATGCGACCGGCCCGGTCAAGTATTCCTTGCTCGTGCCCGGAGGGCGCATGGCTGACGTTCGGCCGTGGCCGGGCCCGAGAGTTTCAGCGCGCCGCCCGCATTCCGAGGAACTCCCGCGCTTCGGCCACCTTCGCATGTGGACGCACGGTCGTGGCGATCTCGTTCAGCCGCCCCTGCAACCGAGCGGATGCCAGGTCTGTGATGGTTGTGAACGTTTCGGTCAGCAGTGTGCAGGCTTGCGCGAGGTCGCCACTCCGGACGAGGTTGTGAGCCAGATGGAGTTGCCATGACGCGCGCTCGCGCGGCCACGCGGAGGAGCAGCCGATCGCCTGTTGCAGGTGGGCCGTTGCCGCCGTGTGGTCGCCGAGCCGCATGTGGGCTTTGCCCGAGACGCCGCTCATCTGGGCCTGCGGCAGGTAGACCCAGTCCGGATCGAATCCGCGGGTGGATTCGTACGCGCGGAACGCTCTCGAGAGGGCGTCCACCGTCTCGGTGCGGTCGCCCCGGGCTCCGTGGGCTTCGGCCTCGCGGAGTGCCATGAGCGCCCGCAACTTCGGCCCCCCTCGGTGCAGTGCGGCGCGGGAGGCCGCTCGGGCGTACTGCACGGCCAGCCGGTCTCCGTTCGTATTCGACCCGAACCTGTTGACCATCAGGTGGCTGGCGTTACCGAAGGCGTGCGCGGCTGCGATGCCGTCGTTTGCGGCAGTGGCGGTTTGGGCTGCTTCGGTGTAGTAGCGGGCGGCACTGTCCGGATGCCCGGAGTCGTAGTGTATCCAGCCCGCCGCGATCATCGTCTCGGCAGTGACAGCGGCGAGTTCCCTCCCGACGGCATCGCTGTAGCTGCCCACGTTGAGGAGATGCTGGGTATAGCGGACCTGTCCAGCCGCCACCCCGCGCAGGCGGTCGCCGCCTATGACCAGATCGAGATCGTGGATCTGGTTGACGCTGTCGGTGATTGCCGCGACGTCGGCGGCACCCACTCTTATCGGCGACGCCGAGACGGTACCGGCCGCCGACGCACCCGCGGCCAAGCCCCCGGCGCCGACCGCGCCGGCTCTGAAGAATTCGCGTCGTCTCACGTCCGCCTCCTCTTCATCCGCCACCACCAGTATGTCAAGCGGAACGCCGAGGGCGCGGGCTACGCGACGCAGCGTGCGGATGTCGTGGACAGCCGGACCGTCGTGTTCGAGCTGGGAGACGGCCGGTTGCGTGAGGTAGAGGAGCGCGGCCAGCTCGGACTGGGTCATACCGATGGATTTCCGGATGCGGCGGATAACCTCCCCGGTCGTCATGTGCATCGTGTCGGCCCCCGTGCTCGGAATGAACACACATTCTGTGGGCCGCGGATTGTTCGTTCGAGCAGACGGCACTTCGGCCGAACTCGGATATCAGGCCAATGGGCTGGAGTCGACACTCGACGGTGCGTTCTCTTCGGTGGCCGGTCGGCTGTCCCGGTTGTGGTGGCGTCCGCTGATTCGGTGCCACTCCAGGCTGCCTCGCATCCAGTTCCGCAATCCGCCGAGGTAGCGGGACAGTTCCGGGGAGGCGGTGCGGGCCACCGTGCGTTCCTGCCGAAGATAGCGTCGCATGCCGCGGTTGTGGATGGCGATGGTCTCGCGTATGCCGCGTTCCACGGGCCACCCGTGGTGGATGGCGAGCAGTGCCGGGAGGTTGTAGGCGTCGGAGCCGGTCGCGCTCTCCTTGGCGGCCGAATACAGGTCGTTCACGTGGATGATCAGCGACGAGGCGGCCAGGGTCAGCGCCCGTACGTCGGGGTCGTCGTAGGTCGGGGCCGGGAGCTCGTAGCCGGCCACGACATCGATCAGCGCGAAGCAGGAAATGGCACCGTTGAATCGGCGCTGTGCCAGGTACTCCGACGGCGTGGGTGTATATCCCGTGGTCTGCCAGGACTTCTCGCCCGCCATCGCCAAGCACATCGCCGTGGTTTCGCGGCGCAGGCGACCGAGTTGGGCCGGGGAGGCGACCGTGCTCGCGTGCCGGACGACTTCCCTGACCGCCGCCGTCACGGGATCGCCTCGAACGCTCCGCTCCACGTGCCGGTCCGTGCCCGATCCGGGTTGCGTTTCGAGCGCGTTCAGGACACCTGCGAGCCTGGCCCCGGCTCGTTCGGGAGTGGCTCCCTCGATCTCCTCGTCGCAGTAGTGGTCATCGATTCCGAAAGCGGCCGCGATATTCTCGGCCGCGAGCCGCAAACGGTCCTCGTTCCGCGCGTCCGGATGCACCATGGCCGCAAAGGTTCCGAGGTGAAATGCGCTCACCTCGTCCGCCTGCCCCGGGAACAGGCCGATTCGCCCGGTCCAGCCCAGCACGTGCTCGTCGACCCGTTCCGCGAGTTCAGCGGCCGAGGCGAACGCGAAGGGACACAGGACGTCTCCGGCTGTGCCCCCGGTCGGCGAACCGCCCACGACCTCGCCCCTTTCGAACCCCTCGGGTATCCAGCTTCGAGCGAGACGCACGACCGGCCGAGCCCACTGGGCGCATGAACGCTATGCGTCCGGCGAATGCTGTAGGGGGACTGGGTATTCGGTGACGGGTTGATCGGGGACGCTACCGGCCGGACGACTGCCGGATCGGCCCGCCGATGGATGGACGTCTCAGTTGTCGTCGTCCACCCCGACATTCAGTACCGCGCCGGTGTCGGCGTCGATTCGTACCTCGTGTTCGATCCCGTCCGGTGTCGTCAGATCGACCTCCCATTCCGGACGGCCCCGGTCGTGGTCGAGGTCGGCGCCGGTGACGGTGCCGCCGGGTACTGCCGCCAGTGCCGCGTCGATGGCCTGCTGCCTGCCGATCGTCGATGGAACGATCTCGGCAACGTGCGCCTGGGAGCGGTAGTCGAGCGGAGACCCCGAGGTGATAGCGGTGGCGAGTGCGGTGGAACCGGTGATGACGGCCGCGGTGGCGGCGCCGGCGAGCAGCCAGCGCACGCCTTTTCGACGGATGAGAACTGTCACGGTGACCTCTCCCGAACAGGTATCGACGGAATATGCCGACCATGGTCGCGAGAGGTACCTGAAGGTGCGCTGAAGACGCCTGAAATTTACTTCAGAAACACCTTCGAACCGGGAGCGTCACATGCTGTCCGAGGCGAGAGGGACAGGGGTTTCGGTGGTGCTCCGGGCGATTCGTCGGTTGCGCCGCACCGAGGATATGAACGACCAGCCGATCAGGACGACGCCGGCGAGGCCGGTGATCACCTCGTTGATCTCGTACCGGATGGTGACCAGCAGGAGTATCGCGAGCGCGCCGATCGCGTAGTGGGCGCCGTGCTCGAGGTACACGTAGTCGTCCAGGGTGCCCTGGCGGACCAGGTAGACGGTGAGCGACCGAACGTACATGGCGCCGATGCCGAGGCCGAGCGCCATCAGGACGATGTCGTTGGTGACGGCGAAGGCGCCGATGACGCCGTCGAAGGAGAAGGAGGCGTCGAGGACCTCGAGGTAGAGGAACATGACGAACGCTGCCTTGCCCGCGAGGGCCACGGCCGGGCGCGGCTTGCCGGTGCGCTGGGCCTCGAGTTCGCGTGTCTCTTCGTCTTCGAGGCGGCTTTCGAAGAAGCCGGACAGGCCGCCGACGATGAGATAGGTGATCAGGCCCGCGGCACCCGCGATCAGCACGGTCGTCTGCTTGTCGGCGTGGCCGATGTGCTGGTGGGCGTGCGGCGCGAAGGCTGTTGCGGCGATGAGCAATACGATCAGTGCGAGGCAGAGCGACAGGGCGTTGATCTTGCCCAGTTTGGCGATCGGCCGCTCGATCCAGCGGAGCCACTGGATCTCCCGCTCCTGAAACAGGAAGTCGATGAAGATCATCAGCAGGAACATGCCGCCGAAGGCCGCGATGGTCGGGTGCGCGTCGGTCACCAGCTGCTGGTAGCGGTCGGGCTGGTCGACGGCGAGGCGGACCGCCTCGACCGGTCCCGTCCCGGCGCTGACGGCGACGACCACGACGGGGAAGATCAGGCGCATGCCGAATACGGCGATCAGCACGCCGATGGTGAGGAAGATCTTCTGCCAGAAGGCGTTCATCTTCTTCAGGACTCCGGCGTTGACCGCCGCGTTGTCGAACGACAGCGAGATCTCCAGGACGGCGAGGATCGCGACGACCCCGAATGCGGTCCAGCCGCCGTAGAATGCCGCTGCGATCAGGCCGAGCACGGTGATCGCGAAGGACCAGCCGAACGTTCTCAGAATCATGGGCTCATCCTTCGTCGGGGTGAGTGCGGCAACCTCGGGGTGTGAGTGCGGCATCCGGTGTCGGCGGATCCGGATCCGGATCGCCGGGTACGCAAAACGGCAGCGGCAGGTGGGCGCCGATACGCATCGTGTAATACGCGGTCAGGTGAGGCAGGGCGTTGTCGTGGTTCGTGTCGCCGTCGTGGTTCGTGTCGCCGAGGCACGAGACCGCCGCCGTGTGAGTGGACTGCGGGTACTCGTCGGCGTCGGCGGCGGGCCGGGCCCGGCAGCATGCGGGGTGCAGAATGCCTCCTCGGTGGGCACGGCCGTCGATGTGCTTGCCCCGTACGTCCGTTCGGGGCAGTTCGTCCGTATCGATTATGCCCGCTGCTAACGGTTCTCGGTGTCGCTCCGGGGCACAGCCTCGCACCGGGGTGCGGCAATCGCCGTCCCGCCGACCGAGACCGCGCTTTTCGGAACGGCATCCGGTAACCGAGTGCCGCCGTGCGGGCTGCTCGACCGGGCCGGGGCGTGCTCAGTATGGAACACGCCGGCGGCGTCGTTCAGATCGGGTCCGGGGTGGTGTGGAGGCCGAGGTGGTGGGTGATCAGGTCCAGGGCCGCCCGGATGGCGGTTTCGTGGTCGGTGTCGGCGAGTGCGTGGTGGGCGCCGGGGTCGAAGGTGGGGCCGGGTTCGCGGGTCAGCCAGTACTCCTGAGCGGTTCCGCCTGTGAAAGCCAGTGGGACGACCGGGATTTCGGCCTCGTCGGCGATGCGCGCCTCGGTGGCGGTGCCGGCCCCGCCACCGAACAGGATGACCAGCCGGCTCCGGCGGATCATCTCGTGGCGGGCCTCGTCGAGGGTCTTGTCGAGGAATTCGAGTGTGCCGAAGTTCCTCTGGACGGGCGCCGGGCGGCGGGAGGTGGTGCGGCGGAACAGGGTCAGCCGGTCGGGGGTGTAATGGGTGTGGGCCTGCAGGGTTTCCGCCATGGCGTAACCGGTTTCGAGCGCGGGCCTGGAGGCCATGACGAGGAGGCTGACCGGCAGTTGGGCGAGCGTGCGGCCGAGCAGGCCGGCGACCGGGTTCCACCGCGGATCGGTGTAGTTGCCGCCCAGGAAGATCGGGGTGTCGGCCCTGGCGCGGTAGGCGCGGGCGAGGCCGGAGGCGAGCTGCGCCAGGATCCGGTAGCGGTAGGTCTTGAACTGGTGGTCGGAGCAGCCGCGATCGTGCTCGCGGACGTACTTGAGACGCTCCGTGACGTTCTTGCCGACCAACCCCGGCTCGGAGGCCAGCAGCACCTGAGCGAGCCGCCGGCCGGCCGAATCGGGTATCCCGGCAATCTGCGAATGTAACTGGCCGACAACCCATTCGGCGATCAGATCGCGGTAGCCCGGTAGCTCGAGCTGCGGCTTCCCGACGAGGGCGACCAGGACGTCGTCCATGGCCAGCATGGCTTCGACCGACAGTTCTCGTGCTCTGCGGCCGTAACTCTCCAGCGCCTGATGCAACGGTGTGCGGATCCGCGATGACGTCATGGCCACCATGATTACGCGGGTTTCAGCACACTGTCCGCTTGTCGGGAGCAAATCATCCACAATCCCCCGAACTTTGCCACCTGTGCTTCGGCGCGCGGGTTTGTAATGTCGGGATCGACAGGTGCCGGAGGCGTCACGTGTGCGGGGACTCCGCCGCCGGTTGGTCGTCGGAATCCCTTTCGGAGAGAAGGGAAGTGGCAGTACTGTGGGCAGACACCGTCGACCCGTCGGACTCGTGGAACGAATGACTTCGCTGCTGTGGGTCCCGGTCGCCGCGGCGGTTGCGGTGATCGTGATCCGGCGGCTGCGTGACGCGACCGGTTACCGGGGTGAGTGGGCGTATGGCATCAGGGCGTGAGCAGGTCGGCCAGCCAGGTGCGGAAGGCGGGGTAGTCGGCGCGGCCGGAGACCCAGAGCGGGCTTCCGCCGGCGTCGGCGGACATGCGGGCGTCCTCGGCGAGAGTGAGACGGCGGCGGCCGAAGTCGACGAAGGGCAATTGCAGGGCCGCGGTGAGGGCGAGCGGATCGTGCTGCATGCTCCTGGGGTGGAATCGCCGGAACCACCGGTCCAGGTGGGCGGTCAGCAGCGCCGCCCAGGCGGGCGAGCCCGGTTCGGCCAGCGACTTGTAGACGGCCGTGTCGGCGTCCACGGCGGTCTCGTCGGTGAAGGTGATGTCGGACAGCACGAGTTGCAGGGCCGGCACGGTGTCGACGACGTGGCGGGCGGCGGCGGGGTCGAGCCGGAAATTGTGCTCGGCGCGCCGGGGATCGCGATAGTTGATGGCCCCGCCCATCTGAGTGACCACCAGGCGCCGGGCCAGTTCCGGTGCGCGGCGCAGGATTTCGGCGAGGTTGGTCAGCGGTCCCATGCCGACCCAGCGGACCGGCCCGTCGGTGGCGGCGCAGACGGTGCGCACCGCGTCGAGCACATCGGTCGGCTGGCGCGGCACGTCGTCGGGGACGAGATCGTCGACGACGTAGTAGCGGTTGTTGCCGAGATCCGCGCCGGCGACGACGGGGATGTCCTGCCGGTCGAGCAGGTCGAGCAGGTGGCGAGCGAATCGTGCCCGCCCGCCGTGGTTTTCGTCGGTGGTGAGCACGAGGGCGAGTTCGGGTGCGCCGCGGGCGGCACAGGCGATGGCCAGGGCGTCGTCGGGGTCGCCGCCGATATCGGTGTCGATGATGAGCGGGGTGCCCCGGACCGGCGGGGGCGGCGGCCCGTCGCCGCGGAGGCGTTCCGCCAGCGGGCCGAAGCCGAGATCGGCGTAGCGCTCGGCGAATCCGGGCAGGGATCCCGACGCCGATTCGAACGTTTCGTCGGCGTCCTCGTTATCGATGTCACCCATCATCGGCTCCTCTCGACTGCGGGTACTGTCGGTGGAAATCTGCGACATACGTCTTCTTGTCGTCCGGCGAGCCGAGCCACGGATAATCGCGCCACGCGGAGGCCGCCGCCGTGTCGTCGAGCCCCGCACGGTCGACCGCGGTACGCAGGTCGGCGAGTTCTCCGCCGGAGCGTGGCACGAACGAATCCATGAGTTCGGCGAACGCGGGGTCGGTACTTCCGGTGC carries:
- a CDS encoding DUF475 domain-containing protein, which codes for MILRTFGWSFAITVLGLIAAAFYGGWTAFGVVAILAVLEISLSFDNAAVNAGVLKKMNAFWQKIFLTIGVLIAVFGMRLIFPVVVVAVSAGTGPVEAVRLAVDQPDRYQQLVTDAHPTIAAFGGMFLLMIFIDFLFQEREIQWLRWIERPIAKLGKINALSLCLALIVLLIAATAFAPHAHQHIGHADKQTTVLIAGAAGLITYLIVGGLSGFFESRLEDEETRELEAQRTGKPRPAVALAGKAAFVMFLYLEVLDASFSFDGVIGAFAVTNDIVLMALGLGIGAMYVRSLTVYLVRQGTLDDYVYLEHGAHYAIGALAILLLVTIRYEINEVITGLAGVVLIGWSFISSVRRNRRIARSTTETPVPLASDSM
- a CDS encoding helix-turn-helix domain-containing protein, with the protein product MHMTTGEVIRRIRKSIGMTQSELAALLYLTQPAVSQLEHDGPAVHDIRTLRRVARALGVPLDILVVADEEEADVRRREFFRAGAVGAGGLAAGASAAGTVSASPIRVGAADVAAITDSVNQIHDLDLVIGGDRLRGVAAGQVRYTQHLLNVGSYSDAVGRELAAVTAETMIAAGWIHYDSGHPDSAARYYTEAAQTATAANDGIAAAHAFGNASHLMVNRFGSNTNGDRLAVQYARAASRAALHRGGPKLRALMALREAEAHGARGDRTETVDALSRAFRAYESTRGFDPDWVYLPQAQMSGVSGKAHMRLGDHTAATAHLQQAIGCSSAWPRERASWQLHLAHNLVRSGDLAQACTLLTETFTTITDLASARLQGRLNEIATTVRPHAKVAEAREFLGMRAAR
- a CDS encoding nucleoside hydrolase produces the protein MGDIDNEDADETFESASGSLPGFAERYADLGFGPLAERLRGDGPPPPPVRGTPLIIDTDIGGDPDDALAIACAARGAPELALVLTTDENHGGRARFARHLLDLLDRQDIPVVAGADLGNNRYYVVDDLVPDDVPRQPTDVLDAVRTVCAATDGPVRWVGMGPLTNLAEILRRAPELARRLVVTQMGGAINYRDPRRAEHNFRLDPAAARHVVDTVPALQLVLSDITFTDETAVDADTAVYKSLAEPGSPAWAALLTAHLDRWFRRFHPRSMQHDPLALTAALQLPFVDFGRRRLTLAEDARMSADAGGSPLWVSGRADYPAFRTWLADLLTP
- a CDS encoding PepSY domain-containing protein; this encodes MTVLIRRKGVRWLLAGAATAAVITGSTALATAITSGSPLDYRSQAHVAEIVPSTIGRQQAIDAALAAVPGGTVTGADLDHDRGRPEWEVDLTTPDGIEHEVRIDADTGAVLNVGVDDDN
- a CDS encoding HNH endonuclease signature motif containing protein, with protein sequence MSSSGGIEERDSGPLHAAVTGVLEMPLTPLSDDDVVEMMRDIEKCARILTAVQHRLLVEANERSLPARFGSKSIKKFLIETLRLNSADAGSRVHRALWVGTPHDMAGEPIDPPLPHTAHALESGEISTDHVRGIVAVMNRIPRGVGPEEREAAEQILAEFARTGSPDDIGKVGDRILAHLDPDGRMSTDLDRARRRAITIGRQRPDGMSPIHGEIDPVLRALLDPLLAKYARPGACNPDDPDSPAIDIDHADPRVLADAASRDRRSAAQRNHDALHALLSSGVFADRLGAHRGVPVTAILTMSVDEVEQAAGVATTATGGTVPMSKALALAERSQPFLAVFDHAGLPLHLGRTKRLASPAQRLALIATLHGCSRPGCDAPASLSAVHHVHEHRRGGATDIENLTLACDACHALIHDGPGGWKTVVQGPDSRYPGRTAWIAPVHVDPQQIPRLNHRHHANELLAEVLARIHRRNEDERAQHRRWLPTRTAGDAA